The following is a genomic window from Desulfatibacillum aliphaticivorans DSM 15576.
GAAAGATTCGGAGGCGGCGGCGGACAAAGCCATGAAAATGCGCTCGTAAATGCGAGGCACGGACATGAACATGGTGGGCTTGAAGACCTGAAGGTCTTCCACCATGGTCTTTGGAGACGAATAAGCCAGGGTAATGGCGCCGTGCATGGCGACTCCGTGGCCGCATTCCCTTTCGTAGGTATGGGAAAGGGGCAGAAAGGACAGCATGACATCGTCGGGCTTCATGAACCCAATGGGCTCCATGTCCCGGCGGCAGGCTGCGTTGATGCTGGCGTGCGTGTGCACCGCTCCCTTGGGCTTGCCGGTGGTTCCGGAGGTGTACACGATGGTCATGGGATCGTCCAGAGCCACGGACTTCCAACGGTTGGAAAAGGCCTTGGGCTCCTTGGCCCTCAAATTTGAGCCTAAAGAGCAAAGGGCGTTGAAATCCAAAATCCGGGGATCATCCCCGCCGACCTCCCCTTGCAGCACAATCACCTTTTCCAGGGAAGGCATGTCCGCCCAGGCTTCCAGGGCCTTAGCCAGGTTGAGGCCGTCCTGCACGTACAGGACCTTGGCGCCGGAATCCCTTATAATATATGTAAGTTCGTCTTTGGACAACGTGGGATACACGCAGACGGTCATGGCGCCTGCGCATAGGATGGAGTAATCCGCCTGCATCCACTCGGGACAGGTATGAGCCATGAGGGCCACCCTGTCGCCTTTTTCCACCCCGATCTCAATGAGCCCGCAGCTTGCTTCTTCTATGATGCGGCCCAACTGAAAATAGGTCAGGGTCTGATGGGTGCCTGACTCGGTTTTCCACCACTGAGCCCGGCGTTCTCCAAACTGGGTGACGTTGCGATGCAGCAACTCCGGAAAGGTTTGCGTTGTGATGTACCACTTGTCCTGGGAGATGTTTTCCATGGTTGACGGCCTTCCTGATTTCCTTCTATTATTTCTGTCTCCTTGGCGGCGCCTGCCGGATTTCCAAGAATCCGACCCATAGGGAATAGACTTCTTACAAAAAGGATGCAAGCATAATTCCAATTTTTACTAAACCCCTTCCAGGCAATCAGCCGGAAAATCAAAGAACATAAAGGACCAGACCGCCAAATTTTGAAAAAATTATTCCCAAATAGGACGGCTGATTAAACGGACCGTGTTACAGTTTTAGGGAGCCGCTGTAGTCATAGGCCCCTAAAAAATCCTCTCGGCGTCCGGTAAAGAGTAAAAAAATACGCAAATTTATGGAAACTATTTGAAATTGGATCAACGGCTCGTTCTACGCTAAACAAGCGTTCGTCAAAGAAAATCCGCCTTCGATAAAACATATAATTTACTAAATATTTCAAGTGATAATAAGAAATCCCTCTGCGCACGCTTATAGATCCCTTGGTGTTTTAATGGAGCTGGATAATATGCGGCTCCAATCTTATCAATATATATATAGAAGATAAAATTTACAATAAAATTAGATTTATAGAATACTTTATATGGAATTATATCAGACTTTCCGAAAAGTATTGACATATACAACTTAATTGTGTTTTTTAATACTCAGAATTTGCCTTTGTAGCCAAAAGCAGATTTTCTCTTTCGAAGTAATTACTGGTTCAAATTTGTGTTTGCATGTCAGGACGCCCAAAATATGTTGTCGCGTCACAGCAGCCAGTTCACCGGTGATGCGTTTCGAAGTAATGCCTTATTACAACATATTTAATGTACACGATCCCGTGTAAAGGGGGGGCGTTCCCATGAAGTTTGGCCTTCGCACGAAGTTCTTAGCGCCTGCGCTAATCATTCTGACAATTCTCCTGACCCTTTTCGGCGCCGTCACCTACGTCAAAGTCAAAAGCGTTTTAAAATCTCAAGCCAAGGCGCAAATGCTGCTGCAGGTGGAGTCTTCGTCGCTGAACCTGGCCGCATGGGTTCACCGGGCTATGTTTGACGTTGAGTCTTGGGCTACGGAAAAGGTATTCAGGGAGGCTCTGCCAGACACTTTCATCGCTACGGCATTCAGAAAACAGGCCCAGGCGAATCTGGAGAGGATTACATCCAAGCACGCTTTTTACGACATTGTGGTCCTCACGGACGCCCAGGGGACGCCCATAACAGCTTCCGACGCAGAAAAAGCCAGACAAATTAAGGATTTATGCCAAGGCATATTGTCCGGAAACGATATAACTGAAGGAAGATTTTCCCCGGTGTTCAAGAGCAGCCTTACCAACTCGGCGGCTCTCATGCTCACGGTTCCCGTGGAGCAAAAGGGGTTGAAGGGATACATGTTCGCCCAATTGAATCTTGCCTATTTCCGGGAAAATTTCATGAGCAAGATGAAATTCGGGGAAAGCGGAAGAGCATTTTTGATGGAAAGCAAAGGCTTGATAGTCAGCCATCAATCCCATTCCAACAAGCTGCAGATGGATTTCGTCATAGACATCGCAAAATCCGACCTGGGAACGAAATATGCCGGCCAGGAACGCGGAGTCTATGAACATGTCCTTGGCGCCGACATGGACAATTCCTCCGGCCAAGATTATATAACAGCAATATGCCAGGTTGAAGGAACGGACTTGGCGACAGGCCTGAGCGCCAAAGCCAGCGAGATTTACGCCGGCGCCAATGAGGTTAGCGTCTGGGTGGCTGGCATAGGCTTTCTGCTATTGCTGGCAATCGGCTTTTCCATCTTGATCCTGGTGCAGGTCTTCATCATCACGCCCATTAATACGGTCAGCAAAGGCTTGCAGGACGTGGCTCAGGGCGAAGGGGATTTGACGAGAAGGCTGGACGTCTCCAGTCAGGACGAAGTGGGGGATTTGGCATCCTGGTTTAACAAATTCATGGACAAGCAGCAATCCATGATCCGGGAAATCATGGAATCCGCCCATTCCCTGGCCACCCTGACGGCCCAGATTTCCACCACCGCCTCCCAGTTCGCCTCCAGCGCCACGGAGATGGGAAGCTCGGTCAGTGAAATCAGCACAACCGGGGAGGAAGTTAAGGAGACCATGCGGGTTTCCAGCGAAAAGGCGGAAAGCGTGGCTCAATCCGCCGAAGATACGGAAAAGGTCTCCCAAAGCGGGCTTTCGGCCACCGCCTACAACCTGGACGGCATGGTCCGGATCAAGGATGAAATGCAGTACATCGCCGAAAGCATTGTCAAGCTGAGCGAACAAACTCAGAACATCGCCGAAATCATCGATGCAGTGAACGAACTGGCCAACCAGTCCAATCTCTTGTCCGTCAACGCCTCCATCGAGGCGGCCAAGGCAGGCGAGTTCGGCAAGGGCTTCGCCGTGGTCGCGCAGGAAGTCAAATCATTGGCCGACCAATCCAAACAAGCCACAGAGCAGGTCCGAAACATTCTGCAGGAAATCCAGAACGCCACCAGCGCGGCCGTCATGGCCACGGAAAGGGGCTCTAAAGCCGTGGACGAGGGCAGCCACCTATCGTCCGAAGCCGAGGAAGCGATCCGCAAACTGTCGTTAAGCACTACGGAATCCTCCAAGTCGTCCCGCCTTATAGCGGCGTCGGCCCAACAGCAACTGGCTGGAATGGAGCAGTTGTCTCAAGCGTTGGAAAGCATCAAGCTGGCCAGTGAGCAAAACGTGGACAGCGCCAAGCAACTGGAGGAATCCACCATCGCCCTAAACAGCTTGGGGAGCATGCTCACCGAGATGGCTGGTAAATTCAAGGTGTAACTCTAAAAACGCTTCCCATGCCCTATTGCCCCGCGCTTGCAGGCGGACCAAGCGTGGGGTGCGTGTCGCCTCTATGCCGGCGCACGGTTTGGTCCGCAGCCGGGCGAACAATATTAGTCAGACATTTTCAGCCGGAAGACCGGAATCTTTGGTCATTTTTCATGATCAAGGACTTTGGCGAAATGTATAGCAAGACGTGTCACAGCAAATGAAGTGGAGGAAATATGAAAAAATTGGGCGTATACCTTGCCGCGGTTATGACTTTGGCCCTTATTTTGGCGGGCTCATCCCCGGCTGCGGATTTTACCGGAAAAAAAATCCTTTTGGTGGACTCCTATCATGAAGGATATGAGTGGAGCGACGGTATTATCAGGGGGGCCAAAACCGCTCTGGATGGCAAAGGAATTGAGGTTAAAGTCTTTAGAATGGACACCAAACGACAATCGGGGGAGGAGTACAAAAAAAGCGTTTCATTGAAAGCCAAGGCTCTGATTGACTCCTTTAAGCCGGACGTGGTTATCGCGTCCGACGACAACGCCGCCAAATACCTGGTGGAGCCTTACTTGAAAAACACGGCGACTCCGGTGGTTTTCTGCGGCGTCAACTGGGATGCCTCGGTGTACGGCTTCCCGTGCAAAAACGTCACCGGCATGGTGGAAGTCACCCCGGTTCCCCAACTGCTGGAGCAGTTAAAGCCTTTCGCCAAGGGGGACAGGCTGGGTTTTATCGGGCCTGACACGCTCACATCCACCAAGGAGGCGGAAAACATTTCCAAAGCCTTTGGTTTGAGCCTGGAGAAATACTTTTCTAAAAGCGCCGAAGACTGGAAAATGGGATTTGCCGAACTGCAAGGCAAAGTGGATATTCTGCTCGTTGACTCCGACGGCGGACTGTACGCAGACCAGGCTGATGAGCTCATTGCCTTTGTGGAAGCCAACACCAAAATCCCCACGGGAACATCCTATGATTTCATGGCCCCTTACGCCCTTTTGGACTTCGCCAAGGTGTCTGAAGAACAAGGCCTGTGGGCGGCGGAAGCGGCTCTGAAAATCCTGGGGGGCGCCAGCCCGGATTCCATAGCCATTGCCCAAAACAAGGAGGGCAAGCTCATATTGAACGCCCGCATCGCTCAAAACCTGGGCCAGGAAATACCTTATACGCTCATTGAAGCCGCCAACCAGGTTATTCAATAAGCCTTTTTCATTCTGCGCCTCTCCTCGAAACATTCCTGGAGGGGCGCAGATCTCTTCCTTTAATAAACCATGCTGCAATAAAACTCGATCTCAGGAGCCGACATGGGAACGCCCAAATAAAAGCCCTGGCCCACGTCGCACCCGATCTTAACCAGGTAATCGAACTGCTGCTTGTTATCAAATCCTTCCGCGATAACCGTAAGCCCCAAATCGTGAGACATTTCCACGATTTTACTCAAGAGGTTTCTCTTACGCTCCGAG
Proteins encoded in this region:
- a CDS encoding methyl-accepting chemotaxis protein, whose translation is MKFGLRTKFLAPALIILTILLTLFGAVTYVKVKSVLKSQAKAQMLLQVESSSLNLAAWVHRAMFDVESWATEKVFREALPDTFIATAFRKQAQANLERITSKHAFYDIVVLTDAQGTPITASDAEKARQIKDLCQGILSGNDITEGRFSPVFKSSLTNSAALMLTVPVEQKGLKGYMFAQLNLAYFRENFMSKMKFGESGRAFLMESKGLIVSHQSHSNKLQMDFVIDIAKSDLGTKYAGQERGVYEHVLGADMDNSSGQDYITAICQVEGTDLATGLSAKASEIYAGANEVSVWVAGIGFLLLLAIGFSILILVQVFIITPINTVSKGLQDVAQGEGDLTRRLDVSSQDEVGDLASWFNKFMDKQQSMIREIMESAHSLATLTAQISTTASQFASSATEMGSSVSEISTTGEEVKETMRVSSEKAESVAQSAEDTEKVSQSGLSATAYNLDGMVRIKDEMQYIAESIVKLSEQTQNIAEIIDAVNELANQSNLLSVNASIEAAKAGEFGKGFAVVAQEVKSLADQSKQATEQVRNILQEIQNATSAAVMATERGSKAVDEGSHLSSEAEEAIRKLSLSTTESSKSSRLIAASAQQQLAGMEQLSQALESIKLASEQNVDSAKQLEESTIALNSLGSMLTEMAGKFKV
- a CDS encoding ABC transporter substrate-binding protein, which encodes MKKLGVYLAAVMTLALILAGSSPAADFTGKKILLVDSYHEGYEWSDGIIRGAKTALDGKGIEVKVFRMDTKRQSGEEYKKSVSLKAKALIDSFKPDVVIASDDNAAKYLVEPYLKNTATPVVFCGVNWDASVYGFPCKNVTGMVEVTPVPQLLEQLKPFAKGDRLGFIGPDTLTSTKEAENISKAFGLSLEKYFSKSAEDWKMGFAELQGKVDILLVDSDGGLYADQADELIAFVEANTKIPTGTSYDFMAPYALLDFAKVSEEQGLWAAEAALKILGGASPDSIAIAQNKEGKLILNARIAQNLGQEIPYTLIEAANQVIQ